A stretch of Patescibacteria group bacterium DNA encodes these proteins:
- the rpmA gene encoding 50S ribosomal protein L27, producing the protein MAHKKAGGSTSYGRDSQGQRLGIKRYGGEVVKPGMIIARQRGLKYHLGMGVKRGSDDTIYAMREGVVHFRSKKQPAFTGAMRTITVIDVIGKTN; encoded by the coding sequence ATGGCGCATAAAAAAGCAGGCGGCTCAACATCATATGGCCGCGATTCGCAAGGCCAGCGGTTAGGAATAAAGAGGTATGGAGGCGAGGTCGTCAAGCCTGGCATGATTATCGCGCGCCAGCGTGGTTTAAAATACCATCTAGGGATGGGAGTAAAACGCGGATCTGACGACACTATTTATGCAATGAGAGAAGGCGTCGTGCATTTTCGTTCAAAAAAGCAACCTGCTTTTACAGGCGCTATGCGCACTATTACCGTAATCGATGTAATAGGAAAAACTAATTAA